A single window of Salvia splendens isolate huo1 chromosome 6, SspV2, whole genome shotgun sequence DNA harbors:
- the LOC121809391 gene encoding BTB/POZ domain and ankyrin repeat-containing protein NPR1-like isoform X2: protein MFFLCSDSVKMDGRTVFSDSNDVSGGSISMCCAGVANTSPPLYQFPSDVAALKLLSDTLESMLFDASAPDFDFFADARLVSASDAKLEMKDVLKDCDVGYEALVTVLAYIYSGKVRVSPKDVCVCVDDECSHLACRPAVAFMVEVMYASFVFQINELVTRFQSNLMDIIDKATADDVSMVLSVANVCGPLCESLLSRSIEIIVRSDLDIITLDKTLPQHLVKRINDSRTELGLQSRVSNIVPDKHVKRIHRALDSDDVELVRMLLKEEHTDLDDAFALHYAVAYCDSKTTAELLDLAIADINLRNPRGYTVLHVAAMRKDPKIIVSLLTKGARPSDLTSDGRKALQISKRLTKAIDYYITTEEGKATPKDRLCIEILEQAERRDSLLGEASMSLAMAGDDLRNKLLYLENRVALASLLFPMEAKVAMDIAQVDETSEFHLNGIKTNTAGSPRTEVDLNEAPFKIKEEHLDRLRALSKTVELGKRFFPRCSAVLNKIMDRDDYPEIAKLGNGVPDDCPLKKKQRMEIEEVLNKAYSEDKEEFNRTMNLSSSSSPSAVILGPNGTLPPKS from the exons ATGTTTTTTTTGTGCAGCGACTCGGTCAAGATGGACGGCCGAACTGTTTTCTCGGACTCCAATGACGTCAGCGGAGGAAGCATCAGCATGTGCTGCGCCGGCGTCGCTAATACATCGCCGCCGCTCTACCAATTTCCGTCGGACGTCGCCGCTCTCAAGCTCCTATCCGACACACTCGAATCGATGCTATTCGACGCGTCGGCGCCGGACTTCGATTTCTTCGCTGACGCGCGGCTAGTTTCCGCCTCAG ATGCGAAATTGGAGATGAAGGATGTGTTGAAGGATTGCGATGTTGGCTACGAGGCGCTGGTGACGGTCCTTGCTTACATCTATAGTGGAAAAGTTAGGGTTTCGCCCAAGgatgtttgtgtttgtgtcgACGATGAGTGCTCGCATTTGGCGTGTAGGCCTGCGGTTGCGTTCATGGTGGAAGTTATGTACGCCTCATTTGTCTTCCAGATCAATGAATTGGTTACCAGATTTCAG AGTAACCTGATGGACATTATTGACAAGGCTACAGCAGATGATGTATCGATGGTTTTATCAGTTGCAAATGTGTGTGGTCCATTGTGTGAAAGTTTGCTTAGCAGGTCCATTGAGATTATTGTCAGGTCAGATCTTGATATCATAACCCTTGATAAAACATTACCTCAGCACCTTGTGAAACGAATTAATGACTCTCGGACAGAGCTTGGATTACAGTCACGCGTAAGCAACATTGTCCCAGATAAACATGTTAAGAGAATACACCGAGCTTTAGATTCTGATGACGTTGAGTTAGTCCGGATGCTACTTAAAGAAGAGCACACTGATCTAGATGATGCATTTGCGTTGCATTATGCAGTTGCTTACTGCGACTCAAAAACCACAGCAGAGCTACTTGACCTAGCAATTGCTGACATAAATCTCCGAAATCCGAGGGGATACACCGTGCTTCATGTTGCTGCAATGAGAAAAGACCCAAAAATAATTGTATCTCTGTTGACTAAGGGTGCTAGACCATCTGATCTCACTTCAGATGGCAGAAAAGCCCTTCAGATCTCTAAGAGGCTTACAAAGGCTATTGATTATTATATAACTACGGAAGAGGGAAAAGCTACTCCAAAGGATAGGTTGTGCATAGAGATATTGGAGCAAGCTGAGAGACGAGATTCATTACTGGGAGAAGCTTCAATGTCTCTTGCTATGGCTGGCGATGATTTACGCAACAAGTTACTTTATCTTGAAAACAGAG TTGCATTGGCCAGCCTCCTTTTTCCCATGGAAGCTAAAGTTGCCATGGATATTGCTCAAGTTGATGAAACATCTGAATTCCATTTAAATGGAATAAAAACGAATACTGCTGGTTCTCCAAGGACGGAGGTTGACTTGAATGAAGCACCTTTTAAGATCAAAGAGGAACATTTGGATAGGCTGAGAGCCCTGTCCAAAACTG TGGAACTCGGGAAACGATTCTTCCCCCGTTGTTCAGCTGTGCTAAACAAGATCATGGACAGAGATGATTACCCTGAGATAGCTAAGTTGGGGAATGGTGTCCCTGATGATTGTCCTTTGAAGAAGAAACAGCGTATGGAAATCGAAGAGGTTTTAAACAAGGCATATTCAGAAGACAAAGAAGAGTTCAACCGGACAATGAACTTATCCTCGTCGTCATCCCCATCTGCTGTAATTTTGGGACCAAATGGTACGCTCCCGCCCAAAAGCTAA
- the LOC121809391 gene encoding BTB/POZ domain and ankyrin repeat-containing protein NPR1-like isoform X1, translating into MFFLCSDSVKMDGRTVFSDSNDVSGGSISMCCAGVANTSPPLYQFPSDVAALKLLSDTLESMLFDASAPDFDFFADARLVSASGREIPIHRCLLSARSSFFKNLFVNLKRDAKLEMKDVLKDCDVGYEALVTVLAYIYSGKVRVSPKDVCVCVDDECSHLACRPAVAFMVEVMYASFVFQINELVTRFQSNLMDIIDKATADDVSMVLSVANVCGPLCESLLSRSIEIIVRSDLDIITLDKTLPQHLVKRINDSRTELGLQSRVSNIVPDKHVKRIHRALDSDDVELVRMLLKEEHTDLDDAFALHYAVAYCDSKTTAELLDLAIADINLRNPRGYTVLHVAAMRKDPKIIVSLLTKGARPSDLTSDGRKALQISKRLTKAIDYYITTEEGKATPKDRLCIEILEQAERRDSLLGEASMSLAMAGDDLRNKLLYLENRVALASLLFPMEAKVAMDIAQVDETSEFHLNGIKTNTAGSPRTEVDLNEAPFKIKEEHLDRLRALSKTVELGKRFFPRCSAVLNKIMDRDDYPEIAKLGNGVPDDCPLKKKQRMEIEEVLNKAYSEDKEEFNRTMNLSSSSSPSAVILGPNGTLPPKS; encoded by the exons ATGTTTTTTTTGTGCAGCGACTCGGTCAAGATGGACGGCCGAACTGTTTTCTCGGACTCCAATGACGTCAGCGGAGGAAGCATCAGCATGTGCTGCGCCGGCGTCGCTAATACATCGCCGCCGCTCTACCAATTTCCGTCGGACGTCGCCGCTCTCAAGCTCCTATCCGACACACTCGAATCGATGCTATTCGACGCGTCGGCGCCGGACTTCGATTTCTTCGCTGACGCGCGGCTAGTTTCCGCCTCAGGTAGGGAGATTCCCATCCACCGGTGCTTATTGTCGGCGAGGAGCTCTTTTTTTAAGAATTTGTTTGTGAATCTGAAAAGAGATGCGAAATTGGAGATGAAGGATGTGTTGAAGGATTGCGATGTTGGCTACGAGGCGCTGGTGACGGTCCTTGCTTACATCTATAGTGGAAAAGTTAGGGTTTCGCCCAAGgatgtttgtgtttgtgtcgACGATGAGTGCTCGCATTTGGCGTGTAGGCCTGCGGTTGCGTTCATGGTGGAAGTTATGTACGCCTCATTTGTCTTCCAGATCAATGAATTGGTTACCAGATTTCAG AGTAACCTGATGGACATTATTGACAAGGCTACAGCAGATGATGTATCGATGGTTTTATCAGTTGCAAATGTGTGTGGTCCATTGTGTGAAAGTTTGCTTAGCAGGTCCATTGAGATTATTGTCAGGTCAGATCTTGATATCATAACCCTTGATAAAACATTACCTCAGCACCTTGTGAAACGAATTAATGACTCTCGGACAGAGCTTGGATTACAGTCACGCGTAAGCAACATTGTCCCAGATAAACATGTTAAGAGAATACACCGAGCTTTAGATTCTGATGACGTTGAGTTAGTCCGGATGCTACTTAAAGAAGAGCACACTGATCTAGATGATGCATTTGCGTTGCATTATGCAGTTGCTTACTGCGACTCAAAAACCACAGCAGAGCTACTTGACCTAGCAATTGCTGACATAAATCTCCGAAATCCGAGGGGATACACCGTGCTTCATGTTGCTGCAATGAGAAAAGACCCAAAAATAATTGTATCTCTGTTGACTAAGGGTGCTAGACCATCTGATCTCACTTCAGATGGCAGAAAAGCCCTTCAGATCTCTAAGAGGCTTACAAAGGCTATTGATTATTATATAACTACGGAAGAGGGAAAAGCTACTCCAAAGGATAGGTTGTGCATAGAGATATTGGAGCAAGCTGAGAGACGAGATTCATTACTGGGAGAAGCTTCAATGTCTCTTGCTATGGCTGGCGATGATTTACGCAACAAGTTACTTTATCTTGAAAACAGAG TTGCATTGGCCAGCCTCCTTTTTCCCATGGAAGCTAAAGTTGCCATGGATATTGCTCAAGTTGATGAAACATCTGAATTCCATTTAAATGGAATAAAAACGAATACTGCTGGTTCTCCAAGGACGGAGGTTGACTTGAATGAAGCACCTTTTAAGATCAAAGAGGAACATTTGGATAGGCTGAGAGCCCTGTCCAAAACTG TGGAACTCGGGAAACGATTCTTCCCCCGTTGTTCAGCTGTGCTAAACAAGATCATGGACAGAGATGATTACCCTGAGATAGCTAAGTTGGGGAATGGTGTCCCTGATGATTGTCCTTTGAAGAAGAAACAGCGTATGGAAATCGAAGAGGTTTTAAACAAGGCATATTCAGAAGACAAAGAAGAGTTCAACCGGACAATGAACTTATCCTCGTCGTCATCCCCATCTGCTGTAATTTTGGGACCAAATGGTACGCTCCCGCCCAAAAGCTAA
- the LOC121809391 gene encoding BTB/POZ domain and ankyrin repeat-containing protein NPR1-like isoform X3 encodes MFFLCSDSVKMDGRTVFSDSNDVSGGSISMCCAGVANTSPPLYQFPSDVAALKLLSDTLESMLFDASAPDFDFFADARLVSASGREIPIHRCLLSARSSFFKNLFVNLKRDAKLEMKDVLKDCDVGYEALVTVLAYIYSGKVRVSPKDVCVCVDDECSHLACRPAVAFMVEVMYASFVFQINELVTRFQSNLMDIIDKATADDVSMVLSVANVCGPLCESLLSRSIEIIVRSDLDIITLDKTLPQHLVKRINDSRTELGLQSRVSNIVPDKHVKRIHRALDSDDVELVRMLLKEEHTDLDDAFALHYAVAYCDSKTTAELLDLAIADINLRNPRGYTVLHVAAMRKDPKIIVSLLTKGARPSDLTSDGRKALQISKRLTKAIDYYITTEEGKATPKDRLCIEILEQAERRDSLLGEASMSLAMAGDDLRNKLLYLENRVALASLLFPMEAKVAMDIAQVDETSEFHLNGIKTNTAGSPRTEVDLNEAPFKIKEEHLDRLRALSKTETYICTAIILSIQLHLACK; translated from the exons ATGTTTTTTTTGTGCAGCGACTCGGTCAAGATGGACGGCCGAACTGTTTTCTCGGACTCCAATGACGTCAGCGGAGGAAGCATCAGCATGTGCTGCGCCGGCGTCGCTAATACATCGCCGCCGCTCTACCAATTTCCGTCGGACGTCGCCGCTCTCAAGCTCCTATCCGACACACTCGAATCGATGCTATTCGACGCGTCGGCGCCGGACTTCGATTTCTTCGCTGACGCGCGGCTAGTTTCCGCCTCAGGTAGGGAGATTCCCATCCACCGGTGCTTATTGTCGGCGAGGAGCTCTTTTTTTAAGAATTTGTTTGTGAATCTGAAAAGAGATGCGAAATTGGAGATGAAGGATGTGTTGAAGGATTGCGATGTTGGCTACGAGGCGCTGGTGACGGTCCTTGCTTACATCTATAGTGGAAAAGTTAGGGTTTCGCCCAAGgatgtttgtgtttgtgtcgACGATGAGTGCTCGCATTTGGCGTGTAGGCCTGCGGTTGCGTTCATGGTGGAAGTTATGTACGCCTCATTTGTCTTCCAGATCAATGAATTGGTTACCAGATTTCAG AGTAACCTGATGGACATTATTGACAAGGCTACAGCAGATGATGTATCGATGGTTTTATCAGTTGCAAATGTGTGTGGTCCATTGTGTGAAAGTTTGCTTAGCAGGTCCATTGAGATTATTGTCAGGTCAGATCTTGATATCATAACCCTTGATAAAACATTACCTCAGCACCTTGTGAAACGAATTAATGACTCTCGGACAGAGCTTGGATTACAGTCACGCGTAAGCAACATTGTCCCAGATAAACATGTTAAGAGAATACACCGAGCTTTAGATTCTGATGACGTTGAGTTAGTCCGGATGCTACTTAAAGAAGAGCACACTGATCTAGATGATGCATTTGCGTTGCATTATGCAGTTGCTTACTGCGACTCAAAAACCACAGCAGAGCTACTTGACCTAGCAATTGCTGACATAAATCTCCGAAATCCGAGGGGATACACCGTGCTTCATGTTGCTGCAATGAGAAAAGACCCAAAAATAATTGTATCTCTGTTGACTAAGGGTGCTAGACCATCTGATCTCACTTCAGATGGCAGAAAAGCCCTTCAGATCTCTAAGAGGCTTACAAAGGCTATTGATTATTATATAACTACGGAAGAGGGAAAAGCTACTCCAAAGGATAGGTTGTGCATAGAGATATTGGAGCAAGCTGAGAGACGAGATTCATTACTGGGAGAAGCTTCAATGTCTCTTGCTATGGCTGGCGATGATTTACGCAACAAGTTACTTTATCTTGAAAACAGAG TTGCATTGGCCAGCCTCCTTTTTCCCATGGAAGCTAAAGTTGCCATGGATATTGCTCAAGTTGATGAAACATCTGAATTCCATTTAAATGGAATAAAAACGAATACTGCTGGTTCTCCAAGGACGGAGGTTGACTTGAATGAAGCACCTTTTAAGATCAAAGAGGAACATTTGGATAGGCTGAGAGCCCTGTCCAAAACTG AGACCTATATCTGTACTGCAATAATCCTTAGCATACAATTGCATTTGGCATGTAAATAA